A single window of Polaribacter sp. SA4-10 DNA harbors:
- a CDS encoding RecQ family ATP-dependent DNA helicase — MDLHSPLKKFFGFNKFKGLQEQVIESISNNENTFVIMPTGGGKSLCYQLPALMKEGTAIVVSPLIALMKNQVDAIRGISEHHGIAHVLNSSLNKTDVNQVKEDIANGITKLLYVAPESLIKEEYVTFLRTQKISFVAIDEAHCISEWGHDFRPEYRNLKNIIKAIDNVPVICLTATATEKVQEDILKTLGITDANRFKASFNRPNLFYEVRPKTKDVEKDIIRFVKQRMGKSGIIYCLSRKKVEEVAQILQVNGIKAVPYHAGLDAKTRVKHQDMFLMEDTDVVVATIAFGMGIDKPDVRFVIHHDIPKSLESYYQETGRAGRDDGEGYCLAFYAYKDIEKLEKFMASKPIAEQEIGHALLQEVVGYAETSMNRRKYLLHYFGEEYDAINGLGADMNDNSRNPKVKNEAKDDVVKILSVIKSTLQQYKSKEVVNTIIGRENALLTSHKTHLQPHFGIGKDKPAAYWMALIRQILVVNFIRKEIEQYGVLKLTEIGQNFREKPSSFMMTEDHSYTQEIDNSIITNAKSSGGAADEKLVILLKDLRKKVAIKAGVPPFAVFQDPSLDDMALKYPINLDELSKVHGVGEGKARKFGKDFVKLITDYVDENDILRPDDLIVKSTGVNSGLKLYIIQNTDRKLPLIDISKSKGLEMSDLIKEMEAIIFSGTKLNIDYSIDDLLDEDQQEEIHDYFMEADTDKIQDALDEFDGDYDEEELRLMRIKFINEVGN; from the coding sequence ATGGATTTACATAGTCCTCTAAAAAAGTTTTTTGGTTTTAATAAATTTAAAGGCTTACAAGAGCAAGTAATTGAAAGTATTTCGAATAATGAGAATACTTTTGTAATAATGCCAACTGGTGGAGGAAAATCTCTTTGTTACCAATTACCCGCATTAATGAAAGAGGGAACAGCAATTGTTGTTTCTCCTTTAATTGCCTTGATGAAAAATCAGGTTGATGCAATTAGAGGTATTTCTGAGCATCATGGTATTGCACACGTTTTAAATTCTTCATTAAATAAAACGGATGTAAATCAAGTTAAAGAAGATATTGCTAACGGAATTACAAAATTATTATACGTAGCACCAGAATCTCTAATAAAAGAAGAATATGTGACTTTTTTAAGAACACAGAAAATTTCTTTTGTTGCTATTGATGAAGCGCATTGTATCTCTGAATGGGGACATGATTTTAGACCTGAATATAGAAATTTAAAAAACATTATAAAAGCCATAGATAATGTTCCTGTAATTTGTTTAACGGCAACTGCTACAGAAAAGGTACAAGAAGACATCTTAAAAACTTTAGGAATTACAGATGCAAATAGGTTTAAAGCTTCTTTTAATAGGCCAAATTTATTTTATGAAGTAAGACCAAAAACAAAAGATGTAGAAAAAGATATTATTCGTTTTGTAAAACAAAGAATGGGTAAATCTGGAATTATCTATTGTTTAAGTAGAAAGAAAGTAGAAGAAGTTGCCCAGATTTTACAGGTAAATGGTATTAAAGCGGTTCCTTATCATGCAGGTTTAGATGCAAAAACACGTGTAAAACATCAAGATATGTTTTTGATGGAAGATACAGATGTTGTAGTTGCAACCATTGCTTTTGGAATGGGAATTGATAAACCAGATGTTCGTTTTGTAATTCACCATGATATTCCTAAAAGTTTAGAAAGTTATTACCAAGAAACCGGTAGAGCAGGACGTGATGATGGAGAAGGGTATTGTTTAGCTTTTTATGCCTACAAAGACATAGAAAAGTTAGAAAAATTTATGGCAAGTAAGCCTATTGCAGAACAAGAAATAGGACATGCACTATTACAGGAAGTTGTTGGTTATGCAGAAACTTCAATGAATAGGCGTAAATATCTTTTACATTATTTTGGTGAAGAGTATGATGCAATAAATGGATTAGGTGCAGATATGAATGATAATTCTAGAAACCCTAAGGTAAAGAACGAAGCAAAAGATGATGTTGTAAAAATATTATCTGTAATTAAGAGTACATTACAACAATACAAATCTAAAGAAGTAGTTAATACAATTATTGGTAGAGAAAACGCACTTTTAACTTCTCATAAAACACATTTACAACCTCATTTTGGTATTGGTAAAGACAAACCTGCTGCTTATTGGATGGCATTAATTCGTCAGATTTTGGTTGTTAATTTTATCAGAAAAGAAATTGAACAATATGGTGTTTTAAAACTGACAGAAATTGGTCAAAATTTTAGAGAAAAACCTTCATCATTTATGATGACAGAAGATCACTCTTATACTCAAGAAATTGATAATTCTATTATTACAAATGCCAAATCCTCTGGTGGTGCAGCCGATGAGAAATTAGTTATACTATTAAAAGACTTGCGTAAAAAAGTAGCTATTAAAGCAGGAGTTCCTCCTTTTGCTGTTTTTCAAGATCCATCTTTAGATGATATGGCATTAAAATATCCGATTAATTTAGATGAACTTTCTAAAGTTCATGGAGTAGGAGAAGGTAAAGCACGTAAATTTGGTAAGGATTTTGTAAAACTTATCACAGATTATGTTGATGAAAATGATATTTTAAGACCAGATGATTTAATTGTTAAGAGCACAGGTGTAAACTCAGGCTTAAAATTATATATTATTCAGAATACTGATAGAAAATTACCTTTAATTGATATATCTAAATCTAAAGGGTTGGAAATGAGTGATTTAATTAAGGAAATGGAAGCTATTATTTTTTCTGGAACAAAATTAAATATAGATTATTCTATAGATGATTTGTTAGATGAAGACCAGCAAGAAGAAATTCATGATTATTTTATGGAAGCTGATACAGATAAAATTCAAGATGCTTTAGATGAATTTGATGGTGATTATGATGAGGAGGAACTCCGATTAATGCGTATTAAATTTATAAATGAAGTAGGAAATTAA